A single window of Penaeus vannamei isolate JL-2024 chromosome 24, ASM4276789v1, whole genome shotgun sequence DNA harbors:
- the LOC138866130 gene encoding uncharacterized protein, whose protein sequence is MPAIQGTGEAESRGGCSLGASLHTGIESAVKCGGGLSRFFPVTSGMKQGCALAPTLFNTCMDWIMGRATIQSHCGATLGNIKVADLDIADDVAILSEFLESLVVALDAFTGVMNSLDKSIWRCRYLCRRNKLGVFKALIVPVLLYGSETWTLSCALELYGHLARFPQDDAAHQVVSF, encoded by the exons ATGCCTGCTATccagggaactggggaggctgagagtaggggtggctgctctctcggag caagtctgcatactggtattgaaagtgctgtaaagtgtggtgggggcctgtcaagatTCTTTCCTGTTACTTCAGGAATGAAGCAAGGCTGTgcccttgcaccaacgcttttcaacacttgcatggactggataatgggcagagctactattcaaagtcattgtggagcaactctgggcaatatcaaggttgccGACCTTGacattgctgatgatgttgccattctatctgagtttttggaatccttagtggtggctctcgatgcattta caggggtcatgaactctctcgacaagagtatttggagatgccggtacctgtgcagaaggaacaAGCTtggtgtcttcaaggccctgatagtaccagttttgctatatggtagtgaaacctggacactatcctgcgccttgga gctttacggccacctggctcgcttcccccaggatgatgccgcccaccaggttgtctcatTCTGA